In one window of Paraflavitalea soli DNA:
- a CDS encoding glycoside hydrolase family 2 protein gives MNRILIACILMAGSLLPAKAQVSTRLTNNWEFLKQDLGGIWESVRPVGKGNPESVPLWEPVVLPHCVNATDAVDPDINYYQGPAWYRTQLDIKNPYPNGRTLLHFEGAGQKTDVYVYTTKVGSHVGGYDEFTVDITEAVNVFMQTEVYQKQFKGKIPVSIRTDNSRDLEMIPSDLSDFNVYGGLYRYLNLVYTPALSIDKLFALAETNNAGKTGKLTIKSRFYNPQRISNTSLVVKLFDPAGKLVQNLSRAILTGEGEVNLASFTVKKPQLWSTDAPALYTVEVTLKRPEGSYTQREKIGFRNFEFVDNGPFKLNGKRLLLRGTHRHEDHAGVAAAMTDAQMRQEMIMMKEMGVNFIRLGHYQQSRIILNLCDSLGIVVWEEIPWCRGGLGGDVYKAQARRMLRNMIEQHYNHASVIIWGLGNENDWPGDFPEFDKEKIRTFMKELNDLSHQLDPTRKTAIRRCDFCKDIVDVYSPSIWAGWYRGIYTEYKSVTEEEFKKVKHFLHVEWGGDSHAGRHSENPDKALQALKAAGAADERAGDASLFGGAARASKDGDWSESYICNLVDWHLKEQETMPWLTGTAQWPFKDFSTPVRPDNPIPYMNQKGVVERDLTKKEAYYVFQSYWTGQPMVHIYGHSWPVRWGAAEEEKMVKVYSNCDEAELFLNGKSYGVKKRSTQDFPAAGLRWNVKFAKGLNSINVIARKGKEFVRDAISFQYQTETWGKPAKLDMAKIKEEKGIATVEVRLLDDKGIPCLDAVNWVRFGLAGDGKLIDNQGTSSGSRYVQMYNGRATIKIQTNKGINVVSAQSAGITTATLPL, from the coding sequence ATGAACAGGATATTAATTGCTTGTATTTTGATGGCTGGCAGTCTTTTGCCGGCAAAGGCCCAGGTAAGCACAAGGCTTACCAACAACTGGGAATTCCTGAAACAAGACCTCGGCGGCATATGGGAATCTGTAAGGCCGGTAGGCAAAGGCAACCCGGAAAGCGTACCCCTGTGGGAACCGGTTGTATTGCCGCATTGTGTAAATGCCACCGATGCGGTAGACCCGGATATCAATTATTACCAGGGGCCAGCCTGGTACCGTACACAGCTGGACATCAAAAATCCGTACCCCAACGGCAGAACCCTGCTGCACTTTGAAGGGGCCGGACAAAAAACAGACGTATACGTGTACACCACGAAAGTGGGCAGCCATGTAGGCGGGTATGATGAATTTACCGTCGATATTACAGAAGCTGTCAATGTCTTTATGCAAACAGAAGTGTATCAGAAACAGTTCAAAGGGAAAATACCGGTATCCATCCGCACCGATAATTCCCGCGACCTGGAAATGATTCCCTCTGATCTGTCAGACTTTAATGTATATGGTGGTTTATACCGTTACCTGAACCTTGTGTACACACCTGCCTTGTCCATTGATAAGTTATTTGCACTGGCCGAAACGAATAATGCCGGTAAGACCGGTAAACTCACCATTAAGTCCCGTTTTTATAATCCACAACGCATCAGCAATACTTCTTTGGTGGTAAAGCTGTTTGATCCTGCCGGTAAACTCGTACAAAACCTTTCCCGGGCAATACTTACGGGAGAAGGGGAGGTGAACCTGGCCAGTTTTACAGTAAAGAAACCACAACTGTGGTCAACGGATGCCCCCGCACTTTATACTGTTGAAGTAACCTTGAAAAGACCGGAAGGAAGTTATACGCAACGGGAGAAGATCGGCTTCCGGAACTTTGAATTTGTGGACAATGGTCCTTTTAAATTGAATGGCAAACGCCTGTTGCTGCGCGGCACCCACCGTCATGAAGACCATGCAGGCGTAGCTGCTGCCATGACAGACGCACAAATGCGCCAGGAAATGATCATGATGAAAGAGATGGGCGTAAACTTTATTCGCCTGGGGCATTACCAGCAATCACGTATCATCCTGAATTTATGCGACAGCCTGGGTATAGTAGTATGGGAGGAAATTCCCTGGTGCCGCGGCGGTCTGGGTGGTGATGTATACAAAGCGCAGGCAAGGCGTATGCTGCGCAATATGATCGAACAGCATTATAACCATGCATCGGTGATCATCTGGGGCCTGGGCAATGAGAATGACTGGCCCGGCGATTTTCCGGAGTTTGACAAGGAAAAGATCAGGACCTTCATGAAGGAGCTGAATGACCTCTCGCATCAATTAGACCCCACCCGCAAGACGGCTATCCGCCGCTGTGATTTTTGTAAGGACATTGTCGATGTCTATTCTCCTTCTATCTGGGCGGGCTGGTACAGGGGTATCTATACCGAATACAAATCGGTAACAGAAGAGGAATTCAAAAAAGTAAAACATTTTCTGCATGTGGAATGGGGTGGCGACAGTCATGCCGGCCGTCATTCAGAAAATCCCGATAAAGCCTTGCAGGCACTGAAAGCCGCCGGTGCGGCCGATGAGCGTGCAGGGGATGCTTCTTTGTTTGGAGGCGCTGCACGTGCTTCCAAAGATGGCGACTGGAGCGAATCTTATATCTGTAACCTGGTAGACTGGCACCTGAAAGAACAGGAAACCATGCCCTGGCTTACCGGTACTGCCCAGTGGCCCTTTAAAGATTTTTCAACACCGGTAAGGCCCGACAACCCGATACCGTATATGAACCAGAAGGGAGTGGTAGAAAGAGACCTTACCAAAAAAGAGGCATACTACGTATTCCAATCTTACTGGACCGGGCAGCCAATGGTACATATTTATGGGCACAGCTGGCCCGTACGCTGGGGGGCAGCAGAAGAGGAGAAAATGGTAAAAGTATATTCCAACTGTGATGAAGCAGAGTTGTTCCTCAATGGTAAAAGCTATGGCGTTAAAAAGCGCAGCACGCAGGATTTTCCGGCGGCAGGCCTGCGCTGGAATGTGAAGTTTGCCAAAGGACTCAATTCTATCAATGTAATAGCCCGCAAGGGAAAAGAGTTTGTACGGGATGCCATCAGTTTCCAATACCAAACAGAAACCTGGGGAAAGCCTGCCAAACTGGACATGGCAAAAATTAAAGAAGAAAAGGGCATCGCTACGGTAGAGGTGAGACTATTGGATGATAAAGGCATTCCCTGCCTGGATGCAGTGAACTGGGTGCGTTTTGGCCTGGCCGGCGACGGTAAACTGATCGACAACCAGGGTACGTCTTCCGGAAGCCGTTATGTTCAAATGTACAATGGCCGGGCTACTATAAAAATACAAACCAACAAGGGCATAAATGTGGTGAGTGCGCAAAGCGCAGGCATTACAACCGCCACACTTCCATTATAA
- a CDS encoding PDZ domain-containing protein, whose product MMRILLFILMLVANTAFAKELYVSVKGNDKNPGTKALPFATLERAKLEARKYKKEEVVVYIMQGTWYLSQPLVFRGIDSRNDYASLYFMALPGHRPVIKGSRKLTLNFKPYQNGILQAALPASFPEMDQLYVNGVLQVMVRYPNYQEHTLPLHGTAQDALSAARIRSWANPTGGYIHALHSGEWGGMHYRITGKNTDSTLRMEGGWQNNRPSPMHKNYRYVENILEELDTTGEWYADRVKNILYYKPAAGVDMSKTTIEVPVLENLVSFKGLPGHYLTNIAISGIRFEHTLRTFMKNKEPLLRSDWTIYRSGAIDLEYTRDCAINACELFSLGGNAVFFSNYNKDAMVTGCHIAQIGGNAISFVGNPKAVRSPSFRYEEYVPYMQMDKMPGPIGDDFPTGCLVFDNLIHDIGLVEKQVAGVQLSMCQQIRIVQNTIYNVPRAGINISEGTWGGHEIAYNDVFNTVQETGDHGAFNSWGRDRYWHPNRAVMDSLMAVHPDLWKLDAVLPTNIHHNRFRCDNGWDIDLDDGSSNYHIYNNICLNGGLKLREGYHRKVENNIILNNSFHPHVWFRSSLDTFQHNIVSGPYLPIRIPDWGPGVDSNFFPDEAALHTTQQWGIDAHSAAGDPLFIGPAAGNYEVSDRSAAKAVGFHPFDIEVGVQSDRLRKLAANPPLPVLIKASADASATYTFLDMKVKNLNTLAERSATGMDKETGVLVLEVPDNAPWHKLVQPNDVILELAGVPVNNIQDLLNARMKVQWHAAAVVVIFRNQKRQEIKGPLK is encoded by the coding sequence ATGATGAGAATACTGCTGTTCATATTGATGCTTGTTGCCAATACTGCTTTTGCCAAAGAGCTGTATGTATCGGTGAAAGGGAATGATAAAAACCCAGGCACCAAAGCATTGCCCTTTGCCACCCTGGAAAGAGCGAAGCTGGAAGCGCGGAAGTATAAAAAAGAAGAGGTAGTGGTATATATTATGCAGGGTACCTGGTACCTGTCGCAACCGCTGGTATTCAGGGGTATTGACAGTCGTAACGATTATGCTTCTTTATATTTTATGGCGCTGCCCGGTCACCGCCCTGTAATAAAGGGATCGAGAAAATTGACACTTAATTTTAAGCCCTATCAGAACGGTATCCTGCAAGCTGCTTTACCCGCATCGTTTCCGGAAATGGATCAGTTGTATGTGAATGGTGTACTACAGGTGATGGTACGTTATCCTAATTACCAGGAACACACATTGCCCTTGCATGGTACTGCACAGGATGCACTGAGTGCCGCCCGTATCAGAAGCTGGGCCAATCCCACAGGTGGTTATATTCACGCCCTCCATTCGGGCGAATGGGGTGGTATGCATTACCGTATTACGGGAAAAAATACTGATAGTACTTTACGTATGGAAGGCGGCTGGCAAAACAACCGCCCTTCGCCCATGCACAAAAACTATCGGTATGTAGAAAATATATTGGAGGAGCTGGATACTACCGGTGAATGGTATGCTGACCGTGTAAAAAATATCCTGTATTATAAACCGGCAGCGGGCGTGGATATGAGTAAGACAACTATAGAAGTACCCGTGTTGGAGAACCTGGTATCCTTTAAAGGGTTGCCCGGTCACTATCTTACAAATATTGCTATCTCAGGTATCCGGTTTGAACATACCCTGCGCACCTTCATGAAGAACAAAGAGCCCCTGTTGCGCAGCGACTGGACCATTTACCGTTCCGGGGCTATTGATTTGGAGTATACCAGAGACTGTGCGATCAATGCTTGTGAGCTGTTCTCCCTGGGCGGCAATGCTGTATTTTTCAGCAATTACAATAAAGATGCCATGGTAACGGGTTGCCACATAGCACAGATTGGCGGGAACGCCATCAGTTTTGTGGGCAATCCGAAAGCGGTACGTTCTCCTTCGTTCCGTTATGAAGAGTATGTGCCCTATATGCAAATGGATAAAATGCCGGGGCCTATAGGAGACGATTTCCCAACAGGGTGTTTGGTGTTTGATAATCTTATACATGATATTGGTCTTGTGGAGAAACAGGTGGCAGGTGTGCAGCTATCCATGTGTCAGCAGATCAGGATCGTACAAAATACCATCTACAATGTACCCCGCGCAGGTATTAATATAAGTGAAGGCACCTGGGGTGGACATGAAATTGCTTATAACGATGTATTCAATACCGTACAGGAAACCGGTGATCATGGTGCTTTCAATTCCTGGGGCAGGGACCGTTATTGGCATCCCAACCGCGCGGTGATGGATTCCCTGATGGCTGTTCATCCTGATCTGTGGAAGCTGGATGCGGTGTTGCCTACAAATATCCATCATAACCGCTTTCGCTGTGATAATGGCTGGGATATTGACCTGGATGATGGCTCGTCCAATTACCATATTTATAATAATATCTGTCTCAATGGAGGACTGAAGTTGCGGGAAGGGTACCATCGTAAAGTAGAGAATAATATTATCCTCAATAATTCCTTTCATCCGCATGTATGGTTTCGCAGCAGTCTCGATACTTTTCAACATAACATAGTATCAGGGCCTTACCTGCCCATTCGTATACCTGATTGGGGCCCGGGAGTGGATAGTAATTTTTTCCCCGATGAAGCGGCACTACATACGACACAGCAGTGGGGTATAGATGCGCATTCCGCCGCCGGCGATCCGCTATTTATTGGTCCCGCTGCCGGTAATTATGAGGTGAGTGATCGCTCTGCCGCGAAAGCAGTTGGTTTTCACCCATTCGATATCGAAGTTGGCGTGCAGTCCGATCGGTTACGCAAACTGGCCGCAAATCCCCCCTTACCGGTGCTCATAAAGGCCTCCGCTGATGCTTCGGCCACTTATACTTTCCTCGATATGAAAGTAAAGAACCTCAACACCCTGGCAGAACGCTCGGCCACAGGAATGGATAAAGAAACCGGCGTGCTGGTACTGGAAGTACCGGACAATGCACCCTGGCATAAACTGGTACAACCCAATGATGTAATACTGGAACTGGCCGGTGTGCCGGTGAATAATATACAAGACCTGCTGAATGCAAGGATGAAAGTGCAATGGCATGCTGCGGCTGTTGTGGTCATCTTCCGCAACCAGAAGCGCCAGGAAATTAAAGGACCATTGAAATAA
- a CDS encoding glycoside hydrolase family 95 protein: MKRIAFLFAVSLGAVAVSAQTDPHLKLWYAKPAKAWEEALPLGNGKTGAMVFGGVKKERYQLNDNTLWSGFPDGGNNPNGPTVLPEVRKAVFDGDYIKAADLWKKMQGPYSARYLPLGNLLLEFPFADTLGTGYYRDLDLNNATATVRYTTGGVQYQRETFTSFPDKVMMVRLTANKGKQVSFTAALTSKLHYSVKATANNQLVLTGKAPKFVANRESEPQQVVYDEDPKGEGMNFVIYLYIKTEGGTVKQSGDQLSVTGADAVTIYLTEATSFNGFNRSPGKEGKDPNTEAKTNLDKVRILSWAQIKQRHVSDYQALFNRVKLNLGTNEDAVKLPTDDRLRRFADTKNDNQLQTLYYQFGRYLLIASSRPGSRPANLQGIWNDHVQPPWGSNYTTNINTEMNYWLAENTNLSECHQPLFDFMKELAVNGAVTAKVNYNIREGWVTHHNSDLWAKTSPPGGFEWDPKGMPRWSCWPMAGVWFSTHLWEHYLYTGDKKWLQSTGYPLMKGAAQFMLHWLIKDKTTPWLVTNPSTSPENTIKLNGKEYQVALASTMDMSLLRELFAAVIKTSTVLNTDAAFRKQVQEAYDQLYPYHIGQYGQLQEWYGDWDDPKDKHRHLSHLFGLYPGSQITVQQTPELAAAAKQSLIHRGDVSTGWSMAWKINWWARLQDGDHAYKILSDAFTYIDPNQTRETMGGGGTYPNLFDAHPPFQIDGNFGATAGITEMLLQSHAGYLSLLPALPTAWAAGSIKGIKARGNFMVDIQWKEGKLAVAKIISGSGGICRIKTTTPVKIVEVKANPVQGANANPLNIAYGKVVYEKNPQAKLVSIGKEGEYMMEFPTVKGKTYTIVNQ, from the coding sequence TTGAAACGTATTGCTTTTCTGTTTGCTGTATCGCTGGGCGCTGTAGCTGTAAGCGCACAAACTGACCCACACCTGAAATTGTGGTATGCCAAGCCTGCCAAAGCCTGGGAAGAAGCTTTGCCCCTGGGCAATGGGAAGACCGGTGCCATGGTCTTTGGCGGAGTAAAAAAAGAACGCTACCAGTTAAATGATAATACCCTATGGAGCGGCTTCCCCGATGGAGGCAATAATCCCAATGGGCCAACCGTATTACCGGAAGTGCGCAAAGCCGTATTTGATGGCGATTATATCAAGGCTGCCGATCTGTGGAAAAAGATGCAGGGCCCTTATTCTGCCCGCTACCTGCCCCTGGGCAACCTGTTGCTGGAGTTCCCATTTGCTGATACCCTGGGTACCGGTTATTACCGCGACCTTGACCTGAACAATGCTACGGCTACCGTACGCTATACCACCGGCGGTGTGCAATACCAGCGGGAAACCTTCACCAGCTTTCCCGATAAAGTAATGATGGTGAGGCTTACAGCCAACAAAGGCAAACAGGTAAGCTTTACGGCTGCGCTTACCAGCAAACTGCACTATAGTGTAAAGGCAACGGCCAATAACCAACTGGTATTGACCGGCAAAGCGCCTAAGTTTGTAGCTAACCGCGAATCCGAACCCCAACAAGTGGTGTATGATGAAGACCCGAAAGGGGAGGGGATGAACTTCGTGATCTATCTCTATATCAAAACAGAAGGTGGCACAGTAAAACAATCCGGCGACCAACTGTCGGTTACAGGAGCTGATGCGGTGACGATCTACCTTACCGAAGCTACCAGTTTCAATGGGTTCAATAGATCCCCTGGCAAAGAAGGGAAGGACCCCAATACAGAGGCTAAGACCAATCTTGATAAAGTTCGGATCTTGTCCTGGGCACAAATTAAGCAGCGTCACGTGAGTGACTACCAGGCTTTGTTCAACCGCGTAAAGCTGAACCTGGGTACGAATGAAGATGCCGTGAAGCTGCCTACTGATGACAGGCTGCGCCGTTTTGCAGATACCAAGAACGATAACCAGTTACAGACGTTGTATTATCAGTTTGGCCGTTACCTGCTGATCGCCAGCTCACGCCCGGGGTCCAGGCCGGCTAACTTACAAGGCATCTGGAATGACCATGTACAACCGCCCTGGGGAAGCAACTATACCACCAATATCAATACAGAAATGAACTACTGGCTGGCAGAGAATACCAATCTCTCCGAATGTCACCAGCCTTTGTTTGATTTCATGAAAGAACTGGCCGTGAATGGGGCCGTGACCGCCAAAGTGAATTATAATATCAGGGAGGGCTGGGTAACGCACCATAATTCCGACCTGTGGGCCAAGACCTCACCACCCGGCGGTTTTGAGTGGGACCCCAAGGGAATGCCACGCTGGAGCTGCTGGCCCATGGCAGGCGTATGGTTCAGCACTCACCTGTGGGAGCATTACCTGTATACCGGCGATAAGAAATGGCTGCAGTCAACAGGCTATCCCTTGATGAAGGGCGCTGCACAGTTTATGTTGCACTGGCTGATCAAGGACAAGACTACCCCCTGGCTGGTAACCAATCCTTCTACTTCGCCAGAGAACACCATCAAGCTCAATGGAAAGGAATACCAGGTAGCCCTGGCCAGTACAATGGATATGTCTTTGCTGCGGGAATTATTTGCAGCGGTGATCAAGACGAGTACAGTGCTCAATACAGATGCCGCTTTCCGCAAGCAGGTACAGGAAGCTTATGATCAATTGTATCCTTATCATATAGGCCAGTATGGCCAGTTGCAGGAATGGTATGGTGATTGGGATGATCCGAAAGACAAACACCGTCACCTGTCGCATTTGTTTGGTCTGTATCCCGGTAGCCAGATCACCGTACAACAAACACCTGAACTGGCAGCTGCCGCCAAGCAATCGCTTATTCACCGGGGTGATGTAAGTACGGGCTGGTCGATGGCCTGGAAGATCAACTGGTGGGCGCGGCTGCAGGATGGAGACCATGCCTATAAAATATTAAGCGATGCCTTTACCTATATTGATCCCAACCAAACCCGTGAGACCATGGGCGGCGGCGGTACCTATCCCAATCTCTTTGATGCGCATCCACCTTTCCAGATCGATGGCAATTTTGGCGCCACAGCAGGTATCACAGAAATGTTGCTGCAAAGTCATGCCGGTTACCTCAGCCTATTACCCGCATTGCCCACAGCCTGGGCAGCAGGGAGCATCAAGGGCATTAAAGCCAGGGGCAACTTTATGGTTGATATCCAGTGGAAGGAAGGAAAGCTGGCGGTAGCTAAGATTATATCTGGTTCAGGAGGTATTTGTCGCATTAAAACCACCACACCTGTTAAAATAGTGGAAGTAAAAGCCAATCCTGTGCAAGGTGCCAACGCCAATCCGTTGAATATTGCATATGGAAAAGTGGTGTATGAAAAGAACCCACAGGCGAAGCTGGTGAGCATTGGCAAAGAAGGAGAATATATGATGGAGTTTCCGACTGTAAAGGGTAAGACGTATACCATAGTGAATCAATAA
- a CDS encoding glycoside hydrolase family 31 protein, giving the protein MMRLRQLYALLLLTGIAISTTAQQPVWTEVAPGVWKTIAGKPEAFDLLKAAGATPNKEALAAITKAGFPFTKADIAARVQDGKTYLRFPLQKEEQVYGFGLNFQTIHQRGKILQLHVDHFGGKDNGRTHSPTPFYVSSLGYGVFINAARYINVYAGAGVRKDSKNPPVAKDRNTDKSWASRPYSDAVEMLVPAAGVEVYVFAGPTALDAVRRFNLFNGGGCLPPRWGLGFTQRVQRLYNAADVEKEANDFEQKGYPLDYIGLEPGWQTKSYPCTFEWDKTRFPQPQAFVKAMLDKGIRLNLWLNPYVSPEASIYKSILPYTGSHTVWVGAVPDFTMPQARNIFFNQLKKDQVGIGVSGYKIDEVDGYDHYLWPDVATFPSGNSAEQLRQTYGVLAQRYSTDIYRQQNSRTFGLVRASNGGASSFPYVIYNDYYNHEDFITALINSGFAGVLWTPEVRASKTGEEWLRRFQTVIFSPMAMINAWSSGTKPWSYPEVAEQVKQLALLRMQMMPYWYTEFAKYHYQGIPPFRAMNLEPGFKQEVKKEAVNENLEQNPYAEAASKEIKDQYMAGEYLLVAPLFTGQTTRKVILPKGKWYDFYTGAYAGDGEVITVTPGLDKIPVYVKDGGIIPMMPAMLHAPKAGEVVDLEIRYYGDKPGTYTLYDDDGETFNYEKGAYSWRTISVSKGAGGQLKGTITAPAAGKPNTIGKVTFTKMTN; this is encoded by the coding sequence ATGATGCGTTTAAGACAGCTGTATGCTCTTCTCCTTTTAACAGGCATTGCTATTAGTACAACGGCTCAACAGCCGGTATGGACGGAGGTGGCGCCAGGGGTATGGAAAACCATTGCAGGCAAGCCGGAAGCTTTTGACCTGTTGAAGGCAGCAGGGGCTACACCCAATAAAGAGGCATTGGCTGCGATCACCAAAGCTGGTTTCCCTTTTACCAAAGCCGACATTGCAGCCCGCGTACAGGATGGCAAAACTTACCTGCGGTTTCCGCTGCAAAAAGAAGAACAGGTATATGGTTTTGGCCTCAATTTTCAAACCATCCACCAGCGTGGTAAGATACTGCAACTGCATGTAGACCATTTTGGAGGTAAGGACAATGGACGTACCCATTCACCTACCCCTTTCTATGTATCCTCATTGGGATATGGCGTATTCATCAATGCCGCCCGGTACATCAATGTGTATGCAGGGGCAGGTGTGCGGAAGGATAGTAAAAATCCACCGGTGGCCAAAGACCGCAATACCGATAAGTCATGGGCTTCCCGTCCTTATTCCGATGCGGTAGAAATGCTGGTGCCTGCGGCTGGTGTGGAAGTATATGTGTTTGCAGGCCCTACTGCACTGGATGCAGTACGCCGGTTCAATTTATTTAATGGCGGAGGTTGTTTGCCGCCACGGTGGGGACTGGGTTTTACCCAACGCGTACAGCGGTTATACAATGCAGCTGATGTAGAAAAAGAAGCCAACGATTTTGAGCAGAAGGGATACCCGCTCGATTATATAGGCCTGGAACCGGGCTGGCAAACCAAATCCTATCCCTGCACTTTTGAGTGGGATAAGACCCGTTTTCCACAGCCGCAGGCGTTTGTGAAAGCGATGCTGGACAAAGGCATCCGCCTCAACCTGTGGTTGAATCCTTATGTGTCCCCGGAAGCTTCCATTTATAAGTCTATATTGCCTTATACAGGATCTCATACGGTATGGGTGGGTGCCGTGCCCGACTTTACCATGCCGCAGGCACGTAATATCTTCTTTAACCAGCTTAAAAAAGACCAGGTAGGTATTGGCGTAAGCGGCTATAAGATCGATGAGGTGGATGGGTATGATCATTACCTGTGGCCTGATGTAGCTACCTTCCCTTCGGGCAACAGCGCTGAACAATTGCGCCAAACCTATGGGGTATTGGCACAGCGCTACAGTACGGATATATACCGCCAGCAAAACTCCCGCACCTTTGGTTTGGTGCGTGCTTCCAACGGCGGCGCTTCTTCTTTCCCTTACGTGATCTACAATGATTACTATAACCATGAAGACTTTATTACCGCCCTCATCAATAGTGGTTTTGCCGGGGTATTGTGGACGCCGGAGGTACGGGCTTCCAAAACAGGCGAGGAGTGGTTGCGTCGTTTTCAGACAGTGATCTTTTCTCCCATGGCCATGATCAATGCCTGGTCAAGCGGTACCAAACCCTGGAGTTATCCCGAAGTGGCTGAACAGGTAAAACAACTGGCTTTGTTGCGTATGCAGATGATGCCTTACTGGTATACAGAGTTTGCCAAATACCATTACCAGGGTATTCCGCCATTCCGCGCTATGAACCTGGAACCAGGCTTCAAACAGGAAGTTAAAAAAGAAGCAGTCAACGAAAACCTGGAGCAGAATCCTTATGCGGAAGCAGCTTCCAAAGAGATCAAAGATCAATATATGGCCGGTGAATACTTATTGGTGGCGCCTTTGTTTACCGGGCAAACTACCCGCAAAGTGATCCTGCCCAAAGGCAAATGGTATGATTTCTACACCGGTGCTTATGCCGGGGATGGTGAAGTGATCACGGTAACACCCGGACTGGATAAGATACCCGTATATGTAAAAGATGGCGGCATTATACCGATGATGCCTGCTATGTTGCACGCGCCCAAGGCTGGTGAAGTAGTAGACCTGGAAATACGTTATTACGGTGATAAACCCGGTACCTATACCTTGTATGATGATGATGGCGAAACCTTCAACTATGAAAAAGGAGCTTATAGCTGGCGTACCATCAGCGTTTCAAAAGGAGCAGGTGGCCAATTGAAAGGAACGATCACCGCGCCAGCTGCCGGAAAGCCGAATACCATCGGTAAGGTAACATTTACGAAAATGACCAATTAG
- a CDS encoding alginate lyase family protein, which produces MKILPFLSSRLITCLVLLLATSVQAQEAADYSKAISKTLRKQVLKEAAWALQQEPVTVTASQSPRSAGGRHDFYSEGDYWWPNPVSVDSPYIQKDGMTNPDNFVAHRLAMIRFSRIMGALASAYKITGDKKYVVQALKHCRAWFTDTATLMHPHLLYAQAIKGRATGRGIGIIDTIHFMEVVQALMSMQEAANMHKATLTAIKEWFTQYLTWLTTHQYGKDEMNATNNHGTCWVMQAAAFAKFTGNQTILDFCIVRYKTVLLPNQMAADGSFPQELRRTKPYGYSLFNLDAMTTVCRILSTKENNLWAFQTADGRSIKKGIEFLYPYVADKSKWPFKQDVMYWDNWPVAHPFLVFGAEAYGNKAWLATWTKLDHAPVVEEVIRNLPVRNPLIW; this is translated from the coding sequence TTGAAAATATTGCCATTCTTATCGTCCCGTCTGATTACCTGTCTGGTTCTTTTGCTGGCTACGAGCGTGCAGGCGCAGGAAGCGGCTGATTATTCCAAAGCGATCAGCAAGACCTTACGCAAGCAGGTATTGAAGGAGGCTGCCTGGGCTTTGCAGCAGGAACCGGTAACAGTTACTGCCAGCCAATCGCCCCGCAGTGCAGGTGGTAGACATGATTTCTATTCTGAAGGCGACTACTGGTGGCCCAATCCGGTATCGGTGGACAGTCCTTATATACAAAAGGACGGGATGACCAACCCCGACAATTTTGTAGCCCACCGCCTGGCCATGATCCGCTTCAGCCGCATCATGGGCGCCCTGGCATCGGCTTATAAGATAACCGGCGACAAAAAATATGTAGTACAGGCATTGAAGCATTGCCGGGCTTGGTTTACCGACACGGCTACGCTCATGCATCCCCACCTGCTGTATGCGCAGGCGATCAAGGGGCGGGCCACGGGCCGGGGTATCGGCATCATCGATACCATCCATTTTATGGAAGTGGTACAGGCGTTGATGTCCATGCAGGAGGCAGCCAATATGCATAAAGCGACATTGACGGCTATTAAGGAATGGTTTACCCAATACCTTACCTGGCTCACCACGCACCAGTATGGTAAAGATGAAATGAACGCCACCAATAACCATGGTACCTGTTGGGTAATGCAGGCAGCAGCTTTTGCAAAATTCACGGGCAACCAAACCATACTGGACTTCTGCATCGTCAGGTATAAGACAGTGTTGCTGCCCAACCAGATGGCGGCAGATGGCAGTTTCCCGCAAGAGTTAAGAAGAACAAAACCTTATGGTTATTCCCTCTTTAACCTGGATGCGATGACAACTGTTTGCCGGATACTTTCGACTAAGGAAAATAACCTCTGGGCTTTCCAGACGGCTGATGGGCGGTCCATAAAGAAGGGAATAGAATTCCTGTATCCTTATGTGGCTGATAAAAGCAAGTGGCCTTTTAAGCAGGATGTCATGTATTGGGACAACTGGCCGGTAGCGCATCCCTTCCTGGTATTTGGTGCCGAGGCCTATGGAAATAAAGCATGGCTGGCTACCTGGACAAAACTGGACCATGCACCGGTGGTGGAAGAAGTGATCCGCAACCTGCCGGTGAGGAATCCGTTGATATGGTGA